A DNA window from Allokutzneria albata contains the following coding sequences:
- a CDS encoding TetR/AcrR family transcriptional regulator, whose translation MPRVSQDHLDARRRQILDGARSCFARHGYEGATVRRLEEATGLSRGAIFHHFRDKESLFLALAEEDALRMAEVVAEQGLVQVMRDLLSTPQDIGGEHPVHSLATRLEVTRRLRTDPDFRARWAERSQQLTEATKARLQRQRDAGNLRDDVDVTVLTAFLELVLEGLVSHLAMGLPADDLGPVLDVVEETVRRHRNQG comes from the coding sequence GTGCCCAGGGTCAGCCAGGACCACCTCGACGCCCGCCGCCGCCAGATCCTGGACGGCGCGCGGAGCTGCTTCGCCCGCCACGGCTACGAGGGCGCGACCGTGCGCAGGCTCGAGGAGGCCACCGGCCTGTCCCGCGGAGCGATCTTCCACCACTTCCGCGACAAGGAGTCGCTGTTCCTCGCGCTGGCCGAGGAGGACGCGCTGCGGATGGCCGAGGTCGTCGCCGAACAGGGCCTGGTGCAGGTGATGCGCGACCTGCTGTCCACGCCGCAGGACATCGGCGGCGAGCACCCCGTGCACTCGCTGGCGACACGCCTGGAGGTCACCCGCAGGCTGCGCACCGATCCGGACTTCCGCGCCCGCTGGGCAGAGCGCTCGCAACAGCTCACCGAGGCCACCAAGGCCCGACTGCAGCGGCAGCGCGATGCGGGCAACCTCCGCGACGACGTCGACGTCACGGTGCTGACCGCGTTCCTGGAACTGGTGCTCGAAGGGCTCGTCTCACACCTGGCGATGGGCCTGCCCGCCGACGACCTCGGGCCCGTGCTCGACGTCGTCGAGGAAACCGTGCGGCGCCACCGCAACCAAGGCTGA
- a CDS encoding DUF1707 SHOCT-like domain-containing protein, whose amino-acid sequence MTPEDGSALVRRISDEDRENAAVVLNRAVADGRLTWTEHAERLEQVYAARTAGELSPVLADLHQPAPVDRTPKRLSAVFSKVIRAPEGTSPLRVRAVFGAAIIDLRSARPGEEIDLNASSAFGKVVLTVPVDAVVIDEGGAVFGKRHVSAPASGSSGAVIRLSGRSVFGKLVVHRG is encoded by the coding sequence ATGACTCCGGAAGACGGCTCGGCGCTCGTGCGGCGGATCTCCGACGAGGACCGGGAGAACGCGGCGGTCGTGCTGAACCGCGCGGTCGCCGACGGCAGGCTCACGTGGACCGAGCACGCCGAGCGGCTCGAGCAGGTGTACGCGGCGCGCACCGCGGGCGAGCTGAGCCCGGTGCTCGCCGACCTGCACCAGCCCGCGCCCGTCGACCGCACCCCGAAGCGGCTCAGCGCCGTGTTCAGCAAAGTGATCCGCGCACCCGAGGGCACGAGCCCGTTGCGCGTCCGCGCGGTGTTCGGCGCGGCGATCATCGATCTGCGCTCCGCGCGCCCAGGGGAGGAGATCGACCTCAACGCGTCCTCGGCGTTCGGCAAGGTCGTGCTGACCGTTCCAGTGGACGCGGTGGTGATCGACGAGGGCGGCGCGGTGTTCGGCAAGCGCCACGTCTCAGCGCCCGCGAGCGGGAGTTCCGGTGCTGTCATCAGGCTTTCCGGGCGCAGCGTCTTCGGCAAGCTGGTCGTGCACCGGGGCTAG